From the Prunus dulcis chromosome 4, ALMONDv2, whole genome shotgun sequence genome, one window contains:
- the LOC117625597 gene encoding uncharacterized protein LOC117625597, which translates to MAKHPRMILCSIPVKHLDQPSIEDAEQQDLMQINEDPSWQEPIIDNLVNENLPQDKSEAKKIKQKAATYYMKGDMLIRISYYGPHLTCIKYPQMLKVLCKIHDGECGNHAGGRSLAQKALSIGYF; encoded by the exons ATGGCGAAGCACCCAAGGATGATCTT ATGCTCCATCCCGGTCAAGCACCTTGACCAGCCTAGCATAGAAGATGCAGAACAGCAGGACCTAATGCAGATCAACGAGGATCCTAGCTGGCAAGAACCCATAATTGACAACCTAGTGAATGAAAACTTGCCCCAGGACAAGTCCGAGgccaagaaaatcaagcagaaGGCTGCAACATACTACATGAAAGGCGATATGCTTATCCGCATATCATACTACGGGCCTCATCTCACTTGCATCAAGTACCCGCAAATGCTCAAGGTTCTCTGCAAAATACACGATGGCGAATGTGGAAATCACGCTGGAGGCAGGTCGCTTGCTCAGAAGGCTCTCAGCATCGGCTATTTCTAG